The following coding sequences are from one Dysgonomonadaceae bacterium PH5-43 window:
- a CDS encoding pantoate--beta-alanine ligase (product_source=KO:K01918; cath_funfam=3.30.1300.10,3.40.50.620; cog=COG0414; ko=KO:K01918; pfam=PF02569; superfamily=52374; tigrfam=TIGR00018) — MKVIYGVKELQSLLKVDRDNNKTIGFVPTMGALHQGHIELVKRCVAENDISVVSIFVNPTQFNDKNDLQKYPRTLDADCKLLEEVGNTYVFAPSETEIYPEPDTREFGFGSLETVMEGKFRPGHFNGVAQIVSRLFEMVAPNNAYFGEKDFQQLAIVKELVKQFNIPVKIIPCSIVRESDGLAMSSRNTRLSETQRKTAPSIYKTLFESKALAEKYTVDEVKLKVVNTLNSLPELDVEYFDIVDALSLQSIQNWKDSDNPVGCIAVFAGEVRLIDNISYKMN, encoded by the coding sequence ATGAAAGTAATATATGGCGTAAAAGAGTTACAATCTTTATTGAAGGTTGATAGGGATAATAACAAAACAATAGGTTTTGTTCCTACTATGGGGGCATTACATCAAGGACACATAGAGTTGGTAAAAAGATGCGTTGCAGAAAATGACATTTCTGTAGTTAGTATATTTGTCAATCCAACTCAATTTAATGATAAAAATGACTTGCAAAAATACCCACGCACTTTAGATGCTGATTGTAAGTTGTTGGAAGAAGTTGGCAATACTTATGTTTTTGCTCCTTCCGAAACAGAGATTTATCCTGAACCAGACACTCGTGAGTTTGGTTTTGGAAGTCTTGAAACAGTTATGGAAGGCAAGTTTCGACCTGGTCATTTCAACGGGGTAGCACAGATTGTTAGTCGTTTATTTGAGATGGTAGCTCCTAACAATGCTTATTTTGGAGAAAAAGATTTTCAACAGCTTGCCATAGTAAAAGAGTTGGTAAAACAGTTTAATATACCAGTTAAGATAATACCTTGTTCTATTGTAAGAGAGTCAGATGGCTTGGCGATGAGCAGTCGCAATACTCGTCTTTCAGAAACTCAACGCAAAACAGCTCCATCTATTTATAAAACTTTATTTGAGAGTAAAGCTCTTGCGGAAAAGTATACGGTAGACGAGGTAAAATTAAAGGTTGTGAATACCCTCAATTCTCTACCAGAATTAGATGTAGAGTATTTCGATATTGTTGATGCTTTAAGTTTACAGTCGATACAAAATTGGAAAGATAGCGATAACCCTGTAGGTTGTATTGCTGTTTTTGCGGGCGAGGTAAGACTAATTGACAATATAAGCTACAAGATGAACTAA
- a CDS encoding starch synthase (product_source=KO:K00703; cath_funfam=3.40.50.2000; cog=COG0297; ko=KO:K00703; pfam=PF08323; superfamily=53756): protein MAFFLLSLQVEIKRIIMVAKKILFITTEITPYLPETEMSVIARKLPQGIHERGKEIRTFMPKFGAINERRNQLHEVIRLSGMNLIIDDTDHPLIIKVASIQSARMQIYFIDNEDFFNRKYLLTDDKGKEFEDNDERSIFYVRGVMETVKKLRWCPDLIHCHGWMTALAPLYIKKHYNEDPYFKNSKVVYSLYDDDFTQPLRERFSEKLLIDGVSPSDVEVIKDKADFESLSKLAIDYSDGIIQSSKDVNQAIKDYAQQKGLPFLDYQPEDIYMDKFNEFYDQLLV, encoded by the coding sequence GTGGCGTTTTTTTTATTATCTTTGCAGGTAGAAATTAAAAGAATAATAATGGTTGCAAAAAAGATCCTGTTTATAACAACAGAAATCACTCCTTATCTGCCAGAAACAGAAATGTCTGTTATAGCGCGAAAACTTCCTCAAGGAATTCACGAACGTGGAAAAGAAATTAGAACTTTTATGCCTAAGTTCGGAGCCATTAATGAAAGACGAAATCAACTTCACGAGGTGATACGCCTCTCGGGAATGAATCTTATCATTGACGACACAGACCACCCTTTAATAATAAAGGTTGCTTCTATTCAGTCTGCTCGTATGCAAATATACTTTATAGATAATGAAGATTTCTTCAATAGAAAATATCTTCTAACAGATGATAAAGGTAAAGAATTTGAGGACAACGATGAGAGATCGATATTCTATGTTAGGGGTGTAATGGAAACTGTAAAGAAATTAAGATGGTGCCCCGACTTAATCCACTGTCATGGTTGGATGACGGCTTTAGCTCCTCTTTATATTAAAAAACACTACAACGAGGATCCATACTTCAAAAATTCAAAAGTTGTTTATTCTTTATACGATGACGACTTTACTCAACCTTTAAGAGAACGCTTCTCTGAGAAACTATTGATAGATGGGGTTTCTCCTTCTGATGTTGAAGTAATCAAAGATAAGGCAGACTTCGAATCATTAAGCAAACTTGCTATTGATTATTCTGACGGTATAATTCAGAGCAGCAAAGATGTTAATCAAGCAATTAAGGATTACGCTCAGCAAAAAGGCTTACCTTTCTTAGATTATCAGCCAGAAGATATATATATGGATAAGTTTAATGAGTTTTACGATCAATTATTAGTTTAG
- a CDS encoding hypothetical protein (product_source=Hypo-rule applied; pfam=PF14092) — MKTKFFLFTFVSALFCLISCDDNIDSIGSGIQPDGGKIEIYDLSLEVKGETVKLDSIYAKSVAGLLGNINHPVYGSVKGDFACQFYPSGGFELDSMIVDDIDSIQLKLFYYYYLGDSLAPMEITVYPVVKQLEENYYTNLNLGDYADMNSVLGKRVYTARDLNISDSLNSANIIDQKYKVLSVTLPKELGTKFYNEYKKGKEGAFASVEAFADFFPGVYVTNTFGSGSMLEIEKTSIYMYYERLAASEDTIIQTTTFASVDVTKEVVQLNNYKSSGDETLLAPSSDKMYLKTPAGVFSKVTIPLSQIVDSIGSRQFSNVKLSINAYPKETNDFAWEFPGTGNAVGLETARAKLLLIEPDSINRFFENQLSADTYTTYYATLNSATNSYIFSNISNLLQARIDDAKTAGRPCEDLELMLIPVTVPYYYSSTDYYYTNPLDYASYHYLYPSAVTLKKGANNLNVQIIAADLESKGD; from the coding sequence ATGAAAACAAAGTTCTTTTTATTTACTTTCGTTTCTGCTTTATTTTGTTTAATAAGTTGCGATGATAATATCGATTCTATAGGTTCGGGTATTCAGCCCGATGGTGGCAAAATAGAAATCTACGACTTGTCTCTGGAAGTTAAAGGGGAAACAGTTAAATTAGATTCGATATATGCAAAGTCTGTAGCTGGACTTTTGGGCAATATTAATCACCCTGTATATGGTTCTGTAAAAGGAGATTTTGCTTGTCAGTTTTATCCTTCAGGCGGATTTGAGTTAGACAGTATGATAGTAGATGACATAGATTCTATACAGCTTAAACTGTTTTATTACTATTATCTCGGAGACTCATTAGCTCCTATGGAAATTACTGTTTATCCTGTAGTAAAACAATTAGAAGAGAATTATTACACAAACTTAAATCTGGGAGATTATGCAGATATGAACTCTGTATTAGGCAAAAGAGTGTATACGGCTCGAGACTTAAACATTTCGGATTCGCTAAACTCAGCTAATATAATAGACCAAAAATATAAAGTGCTTTCTGTTACTCTTCCTAAAGAATTAGGAACTAAATTTTACAATGAATATAAGAAAGGAAAAGAAGGAGCTTTTGCTTCTGTTGAGGCTTTCGCCGATTTCTTTCCTGGTGTTTATGTAACAAATACTTTTGGTAGCGGAAGTATGTTGGAAATAGAAAAAACATCTATATATATGTATTATGAACGTCTTGCCGCAAGTGAAGATACAATAATACAAACCACCACTTTTGCATCTGTAGACGTAACCAAAGAAGTGGTACAGTTAAATAATTATAAGAGTTCGGGAGATGAAACTTTATTAGCACCAAGCTCTGATAAGATGTATCTAAAAACTCCAGCAGGAGTGTTCTCTAAGGTAACTATACCTTTGTCTCAAATAGTAGATTCTATAGGCTCTCGACAATTTAGCAATGTAAAGCTATCTATAAATGCTTATCCAAAAGAAACTAATGATTTCGCTTGGGAATTCCCCGGTACTGGAAATGCTGTAGGTTTAGAAACTGCAAGAGCTAAACTGTTGTTAATAGAGCCCGATTCTATCAATAGATTTTTTGAAAATCAATTGTCGGCAGATACTTACACCACTTACTATGCAACGCTTAATTCTGCAACTAATTCTTATATATTCAGTAATATATCGAACTTGTTGCAAGCCCGTATAGATGATGCAAAAACAGCTGGCAGACCTTGTGAAGACTTAGAGTTAATGTTAATACCGGTTACGGTTCCTTATTATTATTCGTCTACCGATTACTATTATACTAATCCGTTAGATTATGCGTCTTACCACTATTTATATCCATCGGCGGTAACACTAAAGAAAGGAGCTAATAACCTTAACGTACAAATTATAGCTGCCGATCTCGAATCAAAAGGGGATTAA